ACGATATATAAATCAATATCAACAATTTATGAATTCCATAATATTATAAGAGGCGTATGATTGATATAGATAAATTACGGTATGCCCAAGCAAAATTATGCTTTTGAATGATGGTCAGGATATAATAGGTTCTCTTTTAGCTTTCGATAAAAATAGACAAGCACAAGAAACATTACAATCACAAAGCCACCAATCAATCCTCCCAAAACAATCCCTTTCGCTTTCCCTAATTTATGTTTCTGCAAAGGTAAAGTAGGCGAATCGATCACCTGCACCAAAGGCGTATCCTGATCAATGCTTAATTTCAGTACTTCCAGATTCTTCTTCATCTCTATTAAGGTGGCTGCAGCAATTTGCATATCGGTTGACTTTCTAATCAGGCTTACACCACCTATCTGTTTTACCATATTAGGAGCATTATCCGCCAAGGCTGCTCTTGAAGCAACAGCGTTATCATACACAGCCTCGACCGAATCCGCCTGATGGAGTAATGTTTCATAATTCTGTCGGGCTACTTTGGTTTTTGTGGCTACGTAAAAATTTGTAGTAACTTGAATCAGATTCTCTACAAACAACTGCGATAACAATTCATTTTGGGAAACGAAGGTAATATCCCCAATGCTTAATTTCTTATCTCGGCTTTGAGCCGTCAACATCGGCTTTTTGATAATGGTAGTATATATCGCCTCTAAAATACTATCCTGTGCACGGGTAAAGGTACTTTGCTGCTGATTCACCGGGAACTGCATATTACGCATCGTTGGATTTTTGCTTTTTGCCCATCCTTCCCGCAAATGATAGGTGTCTATATAGAGGTTTAACAGATTGGTTGCCTTTCCATCAATCTGAACCGGCTGTAACAAGGTATTCTCAATAAGCCGGTGTGACATAAAAAGTGCATACAAGTTATCTCCTCCGAAAGCGCCACTGGTTCCTCCACCTAATGAAAAACCAAATTGGCTGGCCAAACTCGAAATATTTGACATGCTACTGGATTGATCATCCTGTATAGCAAAAGAAAGGGTAGCCGTGTATGTCGGTTTAATCAGGAAAGAAGCAATAAGGCCAATTACTGCCCCTGCCAAACCCATTCCAACCACCCATTTCTTTTTTTGTAAAATAAGCTTTTTAATCTCTCCCAGATGAAAAAGAATTTCTTGTAACGATATTTCGTCATTTGTTTTTTCCGGCCCCATATACTGATGGATAAATATGTATATAAATTATATGATAGCTATCAGTAGTTTTAGTAGATGACAAATTGATAGCCATAGCTTCTCTAACCTCTTGTTGTTTTATCAGTTATTCAGTTATTTAATTTCGTCTACTTTACTGCCAATGTGTAGGTTTTCGCATTGGCTGTTGTGCGTTAAGAAAAATCATGAAGCGAAACGTTAAAACAAAAACGGTTTGAGCAAAGCGAGTTTTTTTGTTTTAGCGTAGCAGAATGATTTTTTAGCTACAACAGGCAGAGCGGCGGCATTTTTTGTTTCCTTTTTTTTGCTGCAGCAAAAAAGGAAAAGCCTGTCCGGCTTGAGGACAGAATAAGATATAAAGAGAAACAACAAACAGCAGGTTAAGTATCAAAAGATAGGAATCTGTTGACAACGCTGATGGCTCTTCTTTAGCTTCATTCTATTCAATCATTATGTTACTCTGCTATTCCGTTCACTTTCCAACCCCACCCGCTCCGCTCGTCCCCTTTAACCAAAGGGGACAGCACTTGAGCATTATCTTCCGGCAACCATGGTAGCATTAGCTTGCTCTGGCAGATTACTCTGCCCTTCTGATGAAGGGAAGTACCCGCAGGGGGTAGGGTTAGATCTTCTATATCTTCTTACCATCAGATTCTCAGATTTCTACTATCTACTTTCTACCAACTACTAAACTACTTTTCGTTTGACATCTTCTGATCTTCATTGTCAATTGTCAACTGTCCATTGTCAATTGAATCAGTTATTCAGTAATTCAGTCATTCAATTATTCAGATCGCCCGCTGTTGTTATTTCCCTATAAACGTTACACCTTAAACTTTCAACCGCAGTTTGTCGTTTGTCTTTAGACTGCTGCTTTTTTTGCCTTTGCCTATCGATCTTCGATACCTCCGCCCCGTAATCCCGTAATATAATGCGTGTATGTGAACTATGCTCGTTAGATTTAATGATATAAACCGATCAGCAATACGGAAATAAGCCAAGCCATTTCAACTGCAAACAAAACGGTAAATAGTTCAACTTTCGCAAGTAAAATAACTTGCTGATATATAAGAAAAAAGCAGCATATACATTTGGTAAAATCACTGAATATCAGTAACTTTATGTTGTCAAACAAAATCCAAAAAATATGTTGCGACACAAAGATACAATAATACTTTCAGAGAAAAATAGCTTTTTTACTTCAAGTGAAAAAGCAATAGGAACAATGTTTAGTCTCCTTGTTTATGTTTTTAAAAGTTGCCGTATGAAATTTGAATTCCATATCTGATAATTTGGATCAGGTAACCATTTCAGAACCTTATTTTGGATGTAGCTTAACCCTTAGTAGGAAAACCAATAACCACACTGGGAATTAACCTTATTTCCTTATTCCATACGATAATAATTTGTTTGGAGGAGGGTGTAAAGGATTCACATCCTAACATTATCATATTTTGGATGTGAAAATTTACTGCTTGTTTCATGTAATAAGGGAATAAGGGTTGCCTGATCTTCATATGATCTATTGCTACTAAGGTTCAGCTACTTACAAAATAAGGTTTAAATCTCAACAACCTAAAGCAATCGGGTTAATTGGAGCTTGCGAAAGTTGAATAAATAGTAAAACTGAATAGGTAAATTAGGTAATTCATTTTCAAATTACCATATCTTCAAATCAGCACTTGTTGATTATTCAAGTTCTTTTTTCTTTCGAAATTCTAACTGCTTTGCATTCAATCTTGAAACTATTTTCTTCCCTGTTTTTGCTTCAATTTCTTTACGTGTATTGCCAGCTATCATTCCTCCTTGCTTGGCAATTTTACGACTGTCTTCAAAGGTTTCAGGATTCTTCTCTTTTGATATCTCTGTGGTTGTTGCTTCAGCAAGCATATTCAAAACCAACTCTAAATTAGTCATGTGATCCCGTAAATTTTCCTTCTTCAGATTCTTAAAGGCTTTATATTGTTTGGTAGTAAACCCACTCCATGCTTTTGAAATCTCATCAGTAAGAATGGCATATTCTTGTCCTTTTTGTACTCCTCTGTTATCCCATTCGTCGGTCAGATCTTTACGTATTTCAATACTCTTGAGTCTTTGATTAATCCAGGCAGTAGAATAACCCTTGCGTAAATAGGTTTCCATTAATCTATCAATTCCAATTTCAGGATCTTCAATTTCATCTATTCGTTCACGGGCAACTTGTGCCAACCAAAGCTTAAAAGGTTCCGCTTTCGGGGATGGAATAGATTGAATAAGACGAAATAATTGCTCTGTATCAGCCACATCTGTGAATCGCATCTTCCCATCTTCAGCTAACAATTTCAACCGGTTACAATTTGTAACCGTTTCATTCCCCTCTTTAAGAAGTCGGCTTTTCAATACTTTCCAATAATTTCGGGATCCTTGAAAGTGGGGTTGATCTGTTAGAATTCCAACAACGTCAACTATTGAAAAATACCACTTTTCTCCTTCTTCATCCCAATACGTACGAATTTTTTGATCATTAAATAACTTGATAGCTGTTTCTTTGGTCATGTTTAATTAATTGATTAGTTAATTCAACTTTCACAAACTCTATAAAGTACCTAATGACAGGTAAAACGTCTAAAGTTTAAGGTGAATCTAATATCTAATGTAAATCTGTTGCCTTTTGCTATTTTCTTTAGACTTTTTAGACCTTAGACTTTGGGGTTTAGTGAGACACTAAACAACTGCTTAATATCAGGATTTCGTTCAAAATTTACTTCCAAAAAATACTCGAATGTTTCACCTAAATGCCGCACGGCAGATGATTTCCCAACTTGTCGAGCACCGCGTAACAACAAAGGCTTATGATGTATATCCTCTTTCCATGTTTTTAAATGGAGGTCAATATCGCGCGAAAAATACAAGTTATTACGTTGTGACATACAGATTCTAATTTACAGCAAAGATAATGGTTTTACAGAAATATACCATCACAAAATACGCATTACACCAGAAATATGCCATCACAAATTTGGAATAATTACAGAAAAGCACCACCGTAACTAATCATATACACACTACACTACATTCTTATTGCTATCTGAATAACCGCTAACCACTGTATTTTGATTTTCATTGTCAATTGTCATAAGAGATTGAATCAGTTATTCGGTTATTCGGTTATTTGAGTCATCCAACCCAACCCGCTTCGCTCATCCCCGAAAAGATTGAAGGATCGAGGGATTGAGGATTCTAACTTCCCTAACTTCCTGTATCTTCTTTAACTTCGTGCTGTTTTATCAGTTATTCAGTCATTTAATTTCGTCTACTTTACTGCCAATGTGTAGGTTTTATCCGCATTGGCTGTTGTGCGTTAAGAAAAATCATGAAGCGAAGCGTTAAAACAAAAACTGTTTGAGCAAAGCGAGTTTTTTTGTTTTAGTGTAGCGGAATGATTTTTTAACTACAACAGGCAGAGCGGCGGCATTTTTTGTTTCCTTTTTTTTGCTGCAGCAAAAAAGGAAAAGCCTGTCCGGCTTGAGGACAGAATAAGATATAAAGAGAAACAACAAACAGCAGGTTAAGTATCAAAAGACAGGAATCTGTTGACAACGCTGATGGCTCTTCTTTAGCTTCATTCTATTCAATCATTATGTTACTCTGTCATTCAATTATTTGATTTCCAACCCCACCCGCTCCGCTCGTCCCGGAAAAGATTGAAGGATCGAGGGATCGAAGGATTGAGAGTTCTAACTTCCCTAACTTCCTGTATCTTCTTTAACTTCGTGCTGTTTTATCAGTTATGCTGTCATTTAATTTCGTCTACTTTACTGCCAATGTGTAGGTTTTATCCGCATTGGCTGTTGTGCGTTAAGAAAAATCATGAAGCGAAGCGTTAAAACAAAAACTGTTTGAGCAAAGCGAGTTTTTTTTGTTTTAGTGTAGCGGAATGATTTTTTAGCTACAACAGGCAGAGCGGCGGCATTTTTTGTTTCCTTTTTTTTGCTGCAGCAAAAAAGGAAAAGCCTGTCCGGCTTGAGGACAGAATAAGATATAAAGAGAAACAACAAACAGCAGGTTAAGTATCAAAAGACAGGAATCTGTTGACAACGCTGATGGTTCTTCTTTAACTTCATTCTATTCAATCATTATGTTACTCTGTCATTCAGTTATTTGAGTCCTCCAACCCCACCCGCTCCGCTCGTCCCCGAAAGGATTGAAGGATCGAAGGATTGAAGGTTGTAGCTTCTCTAACTTCCTGTTGTTTTATCAGTCATTCCGTTATTCCGTTATTCACTTTGGGGACAGCACTTGAACATCATGTTTTGGTAACCATGGTAGCCTCAGCTTGCTCTGGCAGATTGTTCTGCCCTTCTGATGAAGGGAAGTACCCGCAGGGGGTAGGGTTAGATCTTCTATATCTTCTTACCATCAGATTCTCAGATTTCTACTATCTACTTTCTACCAACTACTAAACTACTTTTCGTTTGACATCTTCTGATCTTCATTGTCAATTGTCAACTGTCCATTGCCAATTGAATCAGTTATTCAGTCATTTAATTTCTAATTACCGTAGGAACAATTAAAGCCTCGAGCACTTCAACATAT
The sequence above is drawn from the Microbacter margulisiae genome and encodes:
- a CDS encoding BRO-N domain-containing protein; its protein translation is MTKETAIKLFNDQKIRTYWDEEGEKWYFSIVDVVGILTDQPHFQGSRNYWKVLKSRLLKEGNETVTNCNRLKLLAEDGKMRFTDVADTEQLFRLIQSIPSPKAEPFKLWLAQVARERIDEIEDPEIGIDRLMETYLRKGYSTAWINQRLKSIEIRKDLTDEWDNRGVQKGQEYAILTDEISKAWSGFTTKQYKAFKNLKKENLRDHMTNLELVLNMLAEATTTEISKEKNPETFEDSRKIAKQGGMIAGNTRKEIEAKTGKKIVSRLNAKQLEFRKKKELE
- a CDS encoding Wzz/FepE/Etk N-terminal domain-containing protein, whose product is MGPEKTNDEISLQEILFHLGEIKKLILQKKKWVVGMGLAGAVIGLIASFLIKPTYTATLSFAIQDDQSSSMSNISSLASQFGFSLGGGTSGAFGGDNLYALFMSHRLIENTLLQPVQIDGKATNLLNLYIDTYHLREGWAKSKNPTMRNMQFPVNQQQSTFTRAQDSILEAIYTTIIKKPMLTAQSRDKKLSIGDITFVSQNELLSQLFVENLIQVTTNFYVATKTKVARQNYETLLHQADSVEAVYDNAVASRAALADNAPNMVKQIGGVSLIRKSTDMQIAAATLIEMKKNLEVLKLSIDQDTPLVQVIDSPTLPLQKHKLGKAKGIVLGGLIGGFVIVMFLVLVYFYRKLKENLLYPDHHSKA